In Aureibaculum algae, the following are encoded in one genomic region:
- a CDS encoding ABC transporter permease, protein MVKYYIKLAFRNFKANKVIFGGSLLTLCLGALSISLLFSYIYNELTMNNFLTHKDDIYVVFERNSPEQFRPNEFNLNQYKSFNAKDYPEIKNLAAFELLRKEYFKLSYNNNVFTENGLHVDSTFLSIFDFPLLSGSSKTALNEPNSILLTETLAKNIFGDKNPIGKVIQVTLMEKLNVTITGILKTLPSNTAIKFDYILNAKNLGIYNSATIMLGSKNIEIDKLTDKINKTKKSSEYEQSKIKLVPLNDIYFSNGAFNTSLFSRYGDKRNLSYLTIIILVILIISALNFSTMQIISTNKASKNNAIKQVNGASFQQLARQKSVDLAITIFIASILISIGYSIILPFYNSFTQVSLNPPIWIIFLLNMFIITIVTLVGLLYPILIKRRVPIHVGLKNKIQKNKGFIGRKVIIVTQYSLTFILLISSVVVAKQLNLMLNKDLGFATENVIRTTMVEYETGSHWSVTQNKLDIIKGELKANPNIIGFTHAEPPLNTIQGDWKIAEGEQKFSKAHLLFVSSDYLKVFTNLKIIDGRFFDKDQDTIEEKIVVINEAAKKHWNITDINKVNLYSRFWSDNGRGSYKIIGVLKDFNFQHLSSSPEPLIMMNAGHLMEGAKNSSLITFKKGTRKSSLAFIEQLFIEQNPNSIFKYSFLKDEVTALYEKEKQLSIIYILFTLVALLISAIGLFTIALYDTQRRVKEIAVRKVNGATVNELLIMLNKSIVKWIVLAFIIASPIAYFVMQKWLENFAYKANISWWIFVAAGLFTLIIALITVSWRSYKAALANPVESLKSE, encoded by the coding sequence ATGGTTAAATATTATATCAAATTAGCGTTTCGAAATTTTAAAGCCAACAAAGTAATTTTTGGAGGAAGCTTGCTCACCCTATGTCTAGGGGCATTAAGTATTTCATTGTTATTTTCATATATCTATAATGAATTGACCATGAATAATTTCTTAACTCATAAAGATGATATTTATGTTGTCTTTGAGAGAAATTCGCCCGAACAATTTCGACCTAATGAATTTAATTTAAATCAATATAAAAGCTTTAATGCCAAAGATTATCCAGAAATAAAAAATCTTGCAGCTTTTGAACTCTTAAGAAAGGAATATTTTAAGTTATCCTATAACAACAATGTTTTTACAGAAAACGGATTACATGTGGACAGCACTTTTTTATCAATTTTTGATTTTCCTTTGCTGAGTGGTAGTTCAAAAACAGCTTTAAATGAACCTAATAGCATACTTTTAACGGAAACATTGGCAAAAAATATATTTGGTGATAAAAACCCTATTGGCAAGGTTATACAAGTAACTCTAATGGAAAAACTAAATGTTACTATTACAGGTATTCTTAAAACACTTCCTTCCAACACTGCTATAAAATTCGACTATATACTTAACGCTAAGAATCTCGGCATTTACAATTCAGCGACAATTATGTTAGGTTCTAAAAATATTGAGATTGACAAATTAACTGATAAAATAAATAAGACAAAAAAAAGTTCAGAATACGAGCAAAGTAAAATCAAACTCGTTCCATTAAATGATATTTATTTTAGTAATGGAGCATTTAACACTTCTTTATTTTCGAGGTACGGAGATAAAAGAAATCTTTCTTACTTAACCATAATCATTTTAGTTATTTTGATTATTTCCGCATTGAATTTTTCAACCATGCAGATTATAAGCACGAATAAGGCCTCAAAGAACAATGCAATAAAGCAAGTGAATGGAGCCAGTTTTCAACAATTGGCTCGGCAAAAATCGGTAGATTTGGCAATAACAATTTTTATTGCATCAATACTAATTTCTATTGGGTATTCAATAATATTGCCCTTTTATAATTCTTTTACTCAAGTTTCCTTAAACCCACCAATATGGATCATATTTTTATTAAATATGTTCATTATTACAATAGTAACTCTTGTTGGGTTGTTATACCCTATTCTGATCAAAAGAAGGGTTCCAATTCATGTTGGATTAAAAAATAAGATACAAAAAAATAAAGGGTTTATAGGACGAAAAGTTATTATTGTTACACAATATTCATTGACTTTTATTTTATTAATATCTTCAGTGGTAGTAGCAAAACAGCTTAACCTCATGTTAAATAAAGATTTAGGTTTTGCCACAGAAAATGTGATTAGAACAACCATGGTTGAATATGAAACAGGAAGTCATTGGTCAGTTACACAAAACAAATTAGACATTATTAAAGGTGAGTTAAAAGCAAACCCTAACATTATTGGCTTCACACATGCAGAGCCTCCACTAAATACTATTCAAGGCGATTGGAAAATTGCCGAAGGTGAACAAAAATTTTCCAAGGCACATCTTCTATTTGTTAGTTCAGATTATCTCAAAGTTTTTACAAATTTAAAAATAATTGATGGACGCTTTTTTGATAAAGATCAAGATACTATTGAAGAAAAAATAGTGGTTATTAATGAAGCAGCTAAAAAACATTGGAACATTACTGACATCAATAAAGTAAATTTGTATAGTCGATTCTGGTCTGATAATGGTCGTGGTTCGTATAAAATAATTGGCGTGCTGAAAGATTTTAATTTCCAACACTTATCCTCAAGTCCAGAACCTTTAATTATGATGAATGCTGGACACCTTATGGAAGGAGCGAAAAACAGTTCACTTATTACATTTAAAAAAGGGACTCGTAAAAGTAGTTTAGCTTTTATTGAGCAATTATTTATAGAACAAAACCCTAATTCAATCTTTAAATACTCTTTTTTAAAAGACGAGGTAACGGCTTTATATGAAAAGGAAAAACAACTAAGTATAATATATATTCTATTTACACTTGTAGCCTTATTAATTTCTGCAATTGGCCTCTTCACTATTGCCCTCTATGATACACAGCGAAGAGTAAAAGAAATAGCTGTGCGTAAAGTTAATGGTGCTACTGTAAATGAACTGCTGATTATGCTTAACAAAAGTATTGTTAAATGGATAGTTCTAGCTTTTATCATAGCAAGTCCTATTGCCTATTTTGTGATGCAAAAATGGTTAGAAAATTTTGCATACAAAGCGAATATAAGCTGGTGGATATTTGTAGCTGCAGGGTTATTTACGTTAATTATTGCATTAATAACGGTCAGCTGGAGAAGCTATAAAGCAGCCCTCGCTAACCCTGTAGAAAGTTTAAAATCGGAATAG
- a CDS encoding ABC transporter permease, with protein MFKNYLKIAWRSLQKHKLFAAINIVGLAIGLSASFVIGAIIYYDFTFDKFHVDGDRIYRITSDFSSSDGVFYNPGVAVPLGTTLNENTPGLDVVAPIFTTYPLHIKNNSTDKLFKNPKFVIYTDGSYFKLFNYKWLAGSQVAVLENPNEVVLTENRARKYFPNAELNEIIGKDLIYNDTIPVKLTGIVANFEDRTDIVFEEFISLKTANQSDMTSSIKDSNWNNTNSASQLFIKLSKNTKLSNVQLLLNQLADEHKDPDEATFGQERTFHLQPLSDLHFNSNYYTFDFSEGQASKSVLMNLAYIALFLLLLACINFINLNTAQATQRAKEIGIRKTLGSSKKPLIIQFLSETFLLTFFAALVSLFLSFWLLQVFSDFIPKGISFELFSDPLVIVFMLLLLVVISILSGFYPALVLSQFKPIAVLKSQILHKSDNASLRKYLTVFQFVIAQIFIIATLLVSKQIHFLTSKDMGFKTEAVASIRTPWESPEIEKRMLLTSKIKALPMIQAVSLSGNTPASFSTSSTNATFTIGDNEIRTPLQLLYGDQNYLKLYDIEILAGRNQLNDSISEYVINETYMKKLGFDNPQDALNKSVKTGDESHLIVGVMKDFNQRSLKTGIEPMAFLGANVSRFNTIHFSFLTKNSDKWSQSISQIESAWKSIYPDSEFKLTFMDETIKRFYKQEQKTSVLLNWATGLSILISCLGLLGLVIHTTQRRTKEIGIRKVLGASLTQLNFLLCKEFILLVIIAFAIAAPVAWYGLHNWLEGFTYKTSMSWWVFLISGFIMILVAILIMSIKTLSAANSNPVESLKSE; from the coding sequence ATGTTTAAAAATTATCTAAAAATAGCATGGAGGAGTTTGCAAAAACACAAGCTCTTTGCGGCAATTAACATTGTTGGATTGGCTATTGGCCTAAGTGCTTCTTTTGTAATTGGAGCCATCATTTATTACGATTTCACTTTTGATAAATTTCATGTAGATGGCGATCGTATTTATCGCATTACAAGTGACTTTTCTTCCTCTGATGGAGTGTTTTACAATCCAGGTGTAGCGGTTCCATTAGGTACCACTTTAAATGAAAACACACCCGGTTTAGATGTTGTTGCCCCAATCTTTACAACCTATCCGCTTCACATTAAAAACAACAGTACCGATAAATTATTTAAAAATCCAAAATTTGTAATATACACTGATGGCAGTTATTTCAAATTATTCAACTATAAGTGGCTCGCAGGTTCTCAAGTAGCTGTATTAGAAAACCCAAATGAAGTAGTGTTGACGGAAAATAGGGCAAGAAAATATTTTCCAAATGCAGAATTGAATGAAATTATTGGTAAAGACCTTATCTACAATGATACTATTCCCGTTAAATTAACAGGCATAGTTGCTAATTTTGAGGATCGTACCGATATCGTTTTTGAAGAATTTATTTCTCTGAAAACGGCCAATCAATCTGACATGACCAGTTCAATAAAAGATAGTAACTGGAACAATACAAACTCCGCATCGCAATTATTTATAAAACTATCAAAAAATACTAAACTTAGCAATGTCCAACTGTTATTAAATCAACTTGCAGATGAACATAAAGATCCAGATGAAGCTACTTTTGGACAAGAAAGAACATTTCATTTACAACCGTTAAGCGACTTACATTTTAATTCAAATTATTACACTTTTGATTTTAGTGAAGGACAAGCAAGTAAGTCTGTTTTGATGAATTTAGCTTACATCGCTTTATTTTTACTTTTACTAGCTTGTATTAATTTCATCAATTTAAATACTGCCCAAGCAACACAACGGGCAAAGGAAATTGGAATTCGAAAAACCTTAGGTAGTTCTAAAAAACCATTAATAATTCAATTTTTAAGTGAGACTTTTTTACTTACATTCTTTGCTGCTCTGGTTTCATTATTCCTTTCGTTTTGGCTGTTACAAGTATTTTCTGACTTTATACCTAAAGGGATCAGTTTTGAATTGTTTTCAGACCCATTAGTAATAGTGTTTATGCTGCTATTACTAGTTGTAATCTCGATTTTATCAGGCTTCTACCCTGCTCTAGTCCTATCACAATTTAAACCTATAGCCGTTTTAAAAAGTCAAATTTTACATAAAAGTGATAACGCTTCACTACGCAAATACTTAACTGTATTTCAGTTTGTTATTGCACAAATTTTCATTATTGCTACCCTCCTCGTAAGTAAACAAATTCACTTTTTAACATCAAAAGATATGGGTTTTAAAACAGAAGCAGTTGCTTCTATTAGAACACCATGGGAAAGTCCTGAGATAGAAAAACGCATGTTGTTAACGAGTAAAATTAAGGCTCTACCAATGATACAAGCTGTAAGTTTAAGTGGTAATACACCGGCTTCATTCAGCACAAGTTCAACCAATGCCACATTTACTATTGGAGACAATGAAATTAGAACTCCCTTGCAATTATTATATGGCGATCAAAATTATTTAAAATTATATGACATTGAAATTTTGGCTGGTAGAAACCAATTAAATGATAGTATAAGTGAGTACGTTATTAATGAAACGTATATGAAAAAATTGGGGTTTGACAATCCACAAGACGCCTTAAATAAATCTGTAAAAACTGGAGATGAATCGCATCTGATTGTTGGCGTAATGAAAGATTTTAATCAACGATCATTAAAAACGGGAATAGAACCCATGGCATTTTTAGGAGCAAATGTGTCACGTTTTAACACCATTCATTTTTCCTTTCTGACTAAAAACTCTGATAAATGGTCACAAAGTATTTCACAAATAGAAAGTGCTTGGAAATCCATATATCCCGATTCTGAATTCAAATTGACTTTTATGGATGAAACCATAAAACGTTTTTACAAACAAGAACAGAAAACATCCGTTTTACTAAACTGGGCAACAGGATTATCTATTTTAATAAGTTGCTTAGGTTTATTAGGTTTAGTTATTCACACTACACAACGAAGAACTAAAGAAATAGGAATAAGAAAAGTATTGGGAGCATCACTAACCCAATTGAACTTTTTATTGTGTAAAGAATTTATACTCCTTGTAATTATAGCATTTGCAATTGCCGCACCCGTTGCTTGGTATGGTTTACACAACTGGCTAGAAGGCTTTACTTATAAAACAAGTATGAGTTGGTGGGTATTTTTAATAAGTGGATTCATTATGATTTTAGTTGCTATTCTCATTATGAGTATTAAAACCTTATCAGCTGCTAACAGTAATCCTGTAGAAAGTTTAAAATCGGAATAA